The following nucleotide sequence is from Thunnus albacares chromosome 15, fThuAlb1.1, whole genome shotgun sequence.
TGAGAGGTTTAACTGAgatttatatttgtaaatgaAGCAGACGCTAGAGCAgaaatcgattagttgatcagtTGATGGTTCCCGCTTCTCCCACTAAgaattttatataattgtaaactgaatattttaggagtttagactgttggtcagacaaaacaagactttttgaAGACATAAACTCaggctttaggaaattgtgatgcccgttttcctctattttctgacatttatagactaaacgatcaattgattaatcaagaaaacaactGGAGGATTAATAAATGATGAAAGTGATCATAAGTTGCCATAAAGTAGCATATTTTTCcacatattatgcttttaattctttttttagttgccaatttctcacatttttccttcatgtttgatataaatttttattttcttgcattaaaaagataaaataatgagATTATTGGCAAAACATATCAGCCACATGTATCAAGAGTTGAATTATAAAAGTGTTAATTGTAGTTTTTTGTactagtttttaacatttttcatccCTTAACTAATAATTTTGTATGTTATTTAACATATTTGCACCATATTCAGAAATAATTTCACAGTTACTCAGCCAAATCTATGATCACTTCATTTGAAACAGCAAAGTAAACTGCAGCTATAAATGTTGACGTTTTGAAATAATGTCTAGTCACTGTTTCCTATTAAtaattcattacattttggACTTTGGTATCTTCTTTTTAATCTGTCCGTGTGTGGAAACTGGCTGCCTGCCATTTGTTTactcagcatgtttttttttttttgatctgtCACATGacacaaactctctctcttcctggtCGCTCACATACATAAAAATCATCTGTGAAATAATCTTGCAGAGTGCCTCCATCCTGTCCTGATAATCCATTGTGTTGTTGTTCAGTGTGAAGCTATAAATACGCAGCAACAGCGGTCAGTAGTCAGTCAGGCTCTTAATGAAAAATCCATCAGCAGCTCGGAGCCGCGGGGCGACAACCGAGCTGAACGCTGAATGCGATGGAAAGCCTGCAGCATGTTGAGGCCTCATGCTTTATTGATGATGAAGTTATCAATAGCTCAGCACAAGAACGGGGACACAAGATGGACGTATAAAGCAATAATCTGAgctatttcccttttaaatatttgtctgttttgctgCAGCACTGAGCTGAGGAGCTGAGAACAATTTGTTATGGTTTAATATCAACTGCTGTCAAAGATATCCTGcacacatgttttaaaactcatgaaaacactttgaatAATACGTCTCTCATATGGACTTGCTGGTTTCATCATTTtgattaactttatttaaacagcatcaTGTTGAATCAAATCCAGAGTTTCAGCTTATGTCTTCATCAGGGGCCAATTAAGAATAATTGGttgaaaattactttttatacttcacacacacatcatcatatTAGATAATTACATCATTCAGTAAACCAGCCATCAACTGTGTCACTTGTATTGTTGCTTGTCTTTATATGTTGTAGCACCATCTTgtggttaaataaaaacaagtcaaCCCAGCCAAAggagcaaacaaaaaaatctaattccAGTATCATTTCCAACAAATTATAATAACAGTTAGTTTGTAAGGAAACATCTCAAGTCTAGCTTTTAAATCAGTCCATGTGGTGATAGTGTGTTTAATATATGTATCCACAATGCTTCACAGTTCAAAAGCAGTAGATCCAGATTGGTACGTCGGTTATTATAATTCTCTTTCTGGATCACGATTGGCTCCGAatttgttgtgatgtcacaacttATGCTCATATGTACATGTGTTTAAAATTTTGTCAGAAAGATGTTTGGagagtttcttctttttctgtttatcaCATGAGTTTTCTGTTTCCAGGTGGCACCTTCGTTGTCACTTTGGGAACGTCAGAGAAGTCTGAAACCATGACGTGTCGCCTTTCCAACAACCACAGGTGAGCTTTTAAAATCCTACACTCACTatgtcaacatgctaacattaaaaatgacttgaacATGCTAACAGATAACACTGGTGAtattcctttatttattttttttgtcaacaaatccaacaatgaattgatctactaacaagtattgtgtttgcatccaaagcctgatattttATTCCTTTTGCCAAAgtgctccattgttgtccagaaaTTATTgtactattatattatatataaacattattgagtcacactgttgaaatgggtgacatgttccctcATTGTTTCCCCAGTTTCCTCTGTTTGAATCAAGTAAAATCTGATCTCAAATGGTCTTTGAAGAATAATTTGAAACACATTCTGACATCATGTGTGAACAGCTGTCCATATGAAGTGGATCTAGACGTAATCTGGACCTACCTGGATGCAAGATCAGGGCCTAAGAGTCTTATGTTTAACGGATATTTCATTAAATGTGCTTATTAGTctttcaaatattcaaaataacaGCTGGTAAGAATAAAAGTCTTATTAGTTGAGATGTGgaatcagttttgtttgttctgaTCCAAACATCAGGTATCTGTTCCTCGACGGTGAAAGTCACTTCGAGGTGGAGTTGTCTCGGATCTCCAGCATGCAGATTTTGACAGATGGGACGAGTCCAGGAGGTGAGACTAAAGAAagaaaaccctgaaaacccCCTGTTGCGATGAAACATTCATTGTATGTTGTTGACAGTTTTGTATTGCTTGTTTTGACAAAgaaaattttaatatattaatttccGTTGTATAAAGTGTGATGGAAACTCTGGTTGTCTTCTTGAGTCGGATCCACAAACTATCTGAGAAGTTTGTGGATTAACACTAAaagcctgtttgtcttttctctaAACTAACATTAACACACCgtttctcctctgctgctttgacaaccggttcttcttcttcttcttcttccgcTGGGCTCAGAGAATGACATTCACACTTATACCAGTCTGCTGGACAGTCACTGTATCTCTGAAGGTTAGCTTTTCCACAAAGCCTCCGTCTGTATTGAGTCACTCATTGTTGTCACTCCGTCCCTCCTTCTTATCTGATCTGATTTCTCTTGTTTTGCATCTTGTCCGCATGAAactgcatgaaaataaaactaccGAAACTGTTCTGCTTTATGTTTACGCCTCAATGAGTCCCAAAAGCATCTTGTAACACCACAAATTTTATTCCCATAGTGCAGACTTGTACAGTATTGGCCTGAATACTATTACATTCAGTTAAGTTAATTAgggctgaaatgattagtctaTTAATCTAAACATCCACAGAAatttaattggcaactatttcaATAATCAAATATCTTTAATCTTTAGCTTTacttttcaagcagaaatgcaacaatttgctggttccagctcctcAGGTGTGAGCTTTTCTCTGATTTACAGTACCGTGCAAAAGTTTTAAGCTCTATGAGTAAAGTGAGGAcaccatgaatagtttttattcatcacttaacttcatacaaagttgagtaaacagtagaaacagtgtttcaggtagtcggcaggtcggttgttcctgcatcttggagaagtcgccacagttcttcttctgctgcttctgtctcttcatgttaatcccagactgactccatgatgttgagatcagagaccatctgctgcaggactccttgttcttcttgtagGTGAAGATAGTTCTTAATGACTCGTCGTTGTCaggctgcagaataaatttgggacagtcagacgcctccctgatggtgttgcattaCGGAGAAGAatttaaacatctaaagtgcttaaaacttttgcacagtactgaaaatcattgtaaactgaactTCTGCTCTGAACCTGAGATAGACAGCAGACATAAACAGTGCTTTATAcacaacaaacattaaaaaagaataaaatccAAAGACAGAAACCAGTACTACAAATGTATCACAAGTACAAAAGTGCAGtgtataaaacacaataaaatatcatgcataaatgaacataaataaacaaattattcaTAGATTATCCAATAAAAAGgagttttaagaagtgattttaAAGAAGATAATGACCTTTTTCTGCCcataaaagagatttttttttacattactgatGTAGGTTCAATGATTTTGACCAGGTAGTTCAGCAGACAGagttgttgtcatttttaagtTCATAATTATGAAGCTTTTCACCTTTAAGGATCCGTACTGTGAAGCGGCTCATCAGTCGTAGATTCTCAACACCGTAAACAGTATCAACAGGTTTTCTCAGACAACAACAATGCAACTGTTTTTAATAAATCTCCatattttaatgtcattattGTAATTAATGATTGAGCAGTGTTAAGTTTAGTACTGACGTAGTGTCTTAAACACCGTCCACTTCATGATGCTCAGGTGCTGTTTGGGACACGTTCATGTCTTCATGTGTTTCCTGCCTCTTCATACAACACGTGTGTCTCAAAGGAATGAAACGTTGTGATCGCAGAATTCTCATCATGTAGTTGTTATCAGATTTTAGCATTCTGAATCCTCTTCACACCTGATTTAGTTTCTGTTGCTGCCATCGtgtatttatattcattattccttttatcatgtttttaaaagcatgaAAGATCATTTTTATTCTGCTCTCATCGATTTTTAATCTTCCATGATTTCATTTTTACTCCTCTGACATCTGTTTGTTATTGCATCTGTATGCTCGTGCATGCATTAATCGTTTTCAACTGGTTGTGATTGATATTGTTGAGAACTGACAGAACTTTGACTGTGATCGGATACGGAAGCAGAAACATGatctcctgagaaaaaaaaaaggatttctaCTCAAGTGATTTCTTGAAATTTTTAGTTccagtttgttatttttctttttccctgttacgttttcttttatcatttaaccTGAtctttgtgtgcgtgtgtgcgcagGAGGGACGTCGCGGGCCACCGGCATGCTGCTCCAATACAAACCAATGGGCTCTCAGGACGTCCAGCAGCTCCGCATGGAGGCAGCAGACGACAAGAAAGTGGCCTCACTATGGTTGGCTGCAATGCACAAGGTAGAAAATACAGAAACTCTCATACAGTCACTCCACTGCAGATACCTGCATGTATAAAACTTTACTCCAAAGCTGCAGTAGATCAACATTGTGTTGTAAACATTCACTTTTCACCTTAAAGGATATGACTCTTATATCTTCATGTATtttcttattcctctgtgctgtagacctccgttatTGTCCAAAACAATTACAAACACGTCAAtgccatgaacacacactgtagtttattttaactcaatctcacacacacacacacacaccgtcctgctgccagaaattcTCACTAGAGCACCAGATGTGGATTCATCCTccgctgaaaatagtctcccaacaaatgcaatattttctcctgtttgtttctaaaaaaaaaaaaaaactacagtggcAGCTTTTTTAGGAAAAAGAGGAACAATATATATTTACGCtgctgagtgccacagacagagtAGGAAGGTTTGGAAGTATCAAGAGGTGGATTaacacattgtttgttttgttgatgaggaaaaatgtagaatatcacCAGCGTTTAAAATGATCAGCATACAGATGATATAACAGGTTGATTTTGGTAACAAGCGACCTTTTCTCCCTCAGGACAGTAGAAAGGTTTGTGGTGTGTAGTGAGCGTTACGGCCTCATGGggctgctagtgtggctgtagactcttttaACTCCATGAacgagactttttttttgttcctggCAAAAAAGGATAATAGCATGCACAGCCGACCCCCCGCGGtgttgtaaacaaaaaaaacattagaggTCAAAGGTGCTGCTCGAAAGTACTTTGGACTCTCAGGAATGAAACCCGCACAGAACACTATTtgtcatctttatttatatagctccttttaaaaacagagtttacaaagtgctttgacagacaaagcaaaggcGGTACAATACGAAAGCAAAAAGACTCGACACAGAAAGCAATAACAAGTCCGACATTAAGAAGACGACAGTAGAAGACAATGAAAAGCAATAGAGAGATGACATAAAAGCAAATCTGTAGAAATGGGTTTTAAGTAGTCAAGAAGTTACTGATTCTGCGAACCGtgtctcctcaggcaggtcgttCCAAAGCCGAGGGGCTTTATCATTAAGAatgataaacataaaatatattaattgtTAGTCCATTTATACAGCACACTGAAATCTGCAAGCTTCGACctacagtgtcttttttttgacCTTTTGGTAACTtgtaaatttcagtgttttgtcaACCTTCCTGTTCTTAACGCCACATTAACTCGTCTTTCCTCCGTCTCCTCCGCAGGCGGCCAAACTTCTGTACGAAGCTCGGGACCAGTGATGTGAAGACTGGACCCGCAGGCAGCACACACCCAAGTGTTTTCTACCCCGTCTctccgggggggggggggttggtatcgtttggatttttattaacGCCAGTTCTGATTCCGCTTATCCGTCTGATCCGGTTTCTTCATCAGTTCTTGATACCAGTTCTTATCATGGTAATTTTTGCAAGAAAGAAAtgtttatagaaaaaaaaaaaaaaaaaactttattaccTCTATAACAAGTACTTTGTACATCATGTTTACCACAACTACTGTAGGCTggttgttgtaatttttgtcacatttacatCTCAGAGAGTTCTTTAATCCTCTTTGATTTAATACATAAATCAGGGCATGCAGCATTAATGTTTCTAAACTGAGCAGGAAAACAAGCTCTACAACATCTGTCCATATCAGTCGATATTTGGAGGTTTCTAATTCAATTCCTTTTACTTTTTCAGATTTGATTtggacattgtttttgtttgccaGATGATCCTTTTTAtagttacagtatgtttttctg
It contains:
- the zfyve21 gene encoding zinc finger FYVE domain-containing protein 21 isoform X1, which encodes MSSVPDGKKLVRSPSGLRMVPENGAFNSPFSLDEPQWVPDKECPRCMQCDTKFDFIRRKHHCRRCGRCFCDKCCSKKVVLPRMCFVDPVRQCAECSLVSQKEMEFYDKQLKVLLGGGTFVVTLGTSEKSETMTCRLSNNHRYLFLDGESHFEVELSRISSMQILTDGTSPGENDIHTYTSLLDSHCISEGGTSRATGMLLQYKPMGSQDVQQLRMEAADDKKVASLWLAAMHKAAKLLYEARDQ